One region of Tachysurus fulvidraco isolate hzauxx_2018 chromosome 9, HZAU_PFXX_2.0, whole genome shotgun sequence genomic DNA includes:
- the jdp2b gene encoding jun dimerization protein 2 isoform X1, which yields MCVCVSVTPAVFSYCVCVNTLTPKTHTAVLSVLGYKHRTRVMMPTLTPFVGFPASTLSEQLKLAEIFSLQAAMTPSELTLTGKRPHSLLQGEMADEEERRKRRREKNKVAAARCRSKKKERTDFLQQESDRLEVVNTVLKSQIEELKQERQRLIHMLNLHRPTCIVRRDSIQTPESEKNLLLDQISPS from the exons atgtgtgtgtgtgtgtcagtaacaccTGCAGTGTtcagttactgtgtgtgtgtgaatacattaacacctaaaacacacactgcagtgttgAGTGTCCTGGGTTATAAACACAGGACAAG AGTGATGATGCCGACTCTGACTCCATTCGTGGGTTTTCCCGCCTCCACACTGAGTGAGCAGCTAAAACTGGCTGAGATCTTCAGTCTGCAGGCTGCCATGACCCCCAGTGAGCTCACACTCACGGGCAAGAGACCACACAGCCTTCTCCAGGgcgag ATGGCTGatgaggaagagaggagaaaaaggaggagagagaagaataaAGTTGCAGCGGCACGTTGTCGCAGCAAAAAGAAGGAGAGAACCGACTTCCTTCAGCAA GAATCTGATCGGTTGGAGGTCGTAAACACCGTGCTGAAGTCTCAAATTGAGGAACTGAAGCAGGAACGTCAGCGTCTCATCCACATGCTGAACCTTCACCGTCCGACCTGCATCGTCCGCAGAGACAGCATCCAGACCCCTGAGAGTGAGAAGAACCTGCTGCTGGATCAGATCTCGCCATCGTGA
- the jdp2b gene encoding jun dimerization protein 2 isoform X2 gives MSRKETGAGYKHRTRVMMPTLTPFVGFPASTLSEQLKLAEIFSLQAAMTPSELTLTGKRPHSLLQGEMADEEERRKRRREKNKVAAARCRSKKKERTDFLQQESDRLEVVNTVLKSQIEELKQERQRLIHMLNLHRPTCIVRRDSIQTPESEKNLLLDQISPS, from the exons ATGAGCAGGAAGGAGACTGGAGCTGGTTATAAACACAGGACAAG AGTGATGATGCCGACTCTGACTCCATTCGTGGGTTTTCCCGCCTCCACACTGAGTGAGCAGCTAAAACTGGCTGAGATCTTCAGTCTGCAGGCTGCCATGACCCCCAGTGAGCTCACACTCACGGGCAAGAGACCACACAGCCTTCTCCAGGgcgag ATGGCTGatgaggaagagaggagaaaaaggaggagagagaagaataaAGTTGCAGCGGCACGTTGTCGCAGCAAAAAGAAGGAGAGAACCGACTTCCTTCAGCAA GAATCTGATCGGTTGGAGGTCGTAAACACCGTGCTGAAGTCTCAAATTGAGGAACTGAAGCAGGAACGTCAGCGTCTCATCCACATGCTGAACCTTCACCGTCCGACCTGCATCGTCCGCAGAGACAGCATCCAGACCCCTGAGAGTGAGAAGAACCTGCTGCTGGATCAGATCTCGCCATCGTGA